The Microcoleus sp. AS-A8 genome window below encodes:
- a CDS encoding DUF58 domain-containing protein, whose translation MNIINRINDWLETHWVTPAYAGCLLAGIALCFFGAASNTMAGWLYVISGLIFGLLVVAAVLPARSLKLIQVRRCPIAPVSAGDDLCIELEIENQAFHAKSLLQIRDVLQSTLGLPRQTPVEAIAPQSVHRWVDYYPTQKRGVYRWHEVQIRTATPLGLFWCRRSWEAPARAIVYPLVLPLTHCPLVDEMGREDSAQFYSDRRSQSATEDITRGLRPYRVGDPIRLIHWRTSARYGALQVRELEVFTGSQEIIICLDSSTVWRPDDFEQAVIAAVSMYFYAMRSQLNVKLWTPKTGLLHGNQVVLEALAETTAGEEAEIEAPSNLPLIWLTQNPPSLDTLPMGSRWILWPSVASVSDSEIPAQRRHLGVVIDPAKSLQSQLQQALR comes from the coding sequence ATGAACATCATTAATCGCATCAATGACTGGCTAGAAACTCACTGGGTAACACCGGCCTATGCTGGCTGCCTCTTAGCAGGAATTGCTCTGTGTTTTTTTGGAGCGGCTAGCAATACAATGGCAGGGTGGCTGTATGTGATTAGCGGTCTGATTTTCGGTCTGCTGGTGGTAGCGGCTGTTCTGCCAGCGCGATCGCTCAAGTTAATTCAGGTACGGCGATGCCCAATTGCACCCGTCAGTGCAGGCGACGATCTCTGCATTGAATTAGAAATTGAAAATCAAGCTTTTCATGCCAAATCCCTGTTACAAATTCGGGACGTTTTACAATCCACATTAGGGTTACCAAGGCAGACGCCCGTGGAAGCGATCGCGCCCCAAAGTGTCCATCGTTGGGTTGACTACTATCCCACCCAAAAACGCGGTGTCTATCGGTGGCACGAGGTACAGATTAGAACCGCAACACCACTAGGATTATTTTGGTGTCGTCGTAGTTGGGAAGCACCAGCTAGGGCTATTGTCTATCCCCTGGTGTTACCTCTCACCCATTGCCCCTTAGTGGATGAAATGGGTAGAGAAGATAGTGCCCAATTTTATAGCGATCGCCGTTCTCAGTCCGCTACAGAAGACATCACCAGAGGACTGCGTCCCTATCGAGTCGGCGACCCTATCCGCTTGATTCACTGGCGGACTAGTGCCCGTTACGGCGCATTACAGGTACGGGAGTTAGAGGTGTTCACGGGTTCTCAAGAAATTATCATCTGTCTGGATAGTTCGACCGTTTGGCGTCCCGATGACTTTGAACAGGCGGTTATTGCTGCCGTATCGATGTACTTCTATGCGATGCGTAGTCAGTTAAACGTGAAACTTTGGACGCCAAAAACTGGCTTATTGCATGGCAACCAAGTGGTTTTAGAGGCTCTTGCTGAAACGACGGCGGGAGAGGAGGCTGAGATAGAGGCTCCATCCAATCTTCCCTTAATTTGGCTTACTCAAAATCCCCCTAGCCTCGACACTTTACCTATGGGTAGTCGCTGGATCTTATGGCCTTCAGTTGCATCGGTTTCTGACTCGGAAATTCCAGCGCAACGCCGTCATTTAGGTGTGGTTATCGACCCCGCAAAATCTCTACAAAGTCAGCTTCAGCAAGCTTTAAGATAG
- a CDS encoding TlyA family RNA methyltransferase — protein sequence MKQRLDTLLVELDLCSSRQLAQRLIRAGEVRVNQQVIDKPGTEVDTTAEIQIKEKSPYVSRGGEKLAKALEEFAIPVEGRICLDGGISTGGFTDCLLQAGAKQVYGVDVGYGQVAWTLRNDPRVILKERTNLRHLQPAELYGDAQLAELGVVDVSFISLTKILEALWNLLQPPREVVLLVKPQFEVGRERVGKKGVVRDPNDHALAIAQVLQSSQNLGWAYKGLTWSPLTGPAGNIEYLLWLGMDSQNPIPDLAAVKQITQLAVSHFRQFPSS from the coding sequence TTGAAACAACGACTCGATACATTATTAGTAGAACTTGACCTTTGCTCGTCACGACAACTGGCGCAACGGCTGATTCGTGCGGGTGAAGTGAGGGTAAACCAGCAGGTGATTGATAAACCGGGAACCGAGGTTGACACCACCGCAGAAATTCAGATTAAAGAGAAATCGCCTTATGTTTCCAGAGGTGGGGAAAAGCTTGCCAAAGCCCTAGAAGAGTTTGCCATTCCTGTGGAAGGGCGCATCTGCCTCGATGGGGGTATCTCAACCGGCGGCTTTACCGACTGCTTGCTGCAAGCTGGAGCCAAACAAGTGTACGGCGTGGATGTGGGTTATGGACAAGTTGCCTGGACGTTGCGGAATGATCCACGGGTCATTTTGAAAGAACGCACCAATCTCCGCCATCTGCAACCGGCTGAGTTGTACGGTGATGCCCAACTTGCGGAGTTGGGGGTTGTGGATGTTTCGTTTATTTCCCTGACGAAAATTCTAGAGGCGTTGTGGAATCTACTACAACCACCGCGTGAGGTGGTGTTGCTGGTGAAGCCACAGTTTGAGGTGGGGCGTGAACGGGTTGGGAAAAAAGGTGTGGTGCGCGATCCGAATGACCATGCTTTGGCGATCGCACAAGTCTTACAATCGTCCCAAAACCTAGGCTGGGCATACAAGGGCTTAACTTGGTCGCCCCTAACTGGTCCTGCGGGTAATATCGAGTATCTTCTCTGGTTAGGCATGGATAGCCAAAACCCAATTCCTGATTTGGCGGCAGTTAAACAAATTACTCAGTTAGCGGTTTCTCACTTTCGGCAATTCCCATCTTCGTGA
- a CDS encoding DUF309 domain-containing protein: MTPVAQPSSLPPQNGDSSASNVLPEEFWQGVEQFNQQEYYACHDTLEALWIEAVEPQKRFYQGVLQIAVACHHLLNLNWRGAVILLGEGLGRLRDYQPDYEGIDVTSLIIQSAKLLQALQESGQEQVADFVKQLEAEQTGGSNEVSESVSRWLPKIGRVES; the protein is encoded by the coding sequence ATGACACCTGTCGCACAACCCTCCTCATTGCCCCCTCAAAACGGGGATAGCAGCGCCTCGAATGTTCTTCCTGAAGAATTTTGGCAGGGTGTTGAGCAATTTAACCAACAGGAGTATTACGCCTGTCACGACACCTTAGAAGCATTGTGGATAGAAGCGGTTGAGCCGCAAAAGCGATTTTACCAAGGGGTTTTGCAAATTGCCGTTGCCTGCCATCATCTGCTTAATCTCAACTGGCGCGGTGCTGTAATTTTGTTAGGTGAGGGGCTGGGACGCCTGAGGGATTATCAGCCCGACTATGAAGGAATTGATGTTACGAGTTTAATAATCCAGAGTGCCAAACTTTTGCAGGCACTACAGGAGTCAGGGCAAGAGCAAGTGGCTGATTTTGTCAAGCAGCTAGAAGCCGAGCAGACTGGTGGCTCTAACGAAGTCAGTGAATCAGTGAGCCGTTGGTTGCCAAAAATTGGGCGGGTTGAGTCTTAA
- the hslO gene encoding Hsp33 family molecular chaperone HslO has translation MADQLIRATAAEGGIRAVGVITTRLTEEARMRHKLSSEATAALGRTMAGGLLLASSMKREGSRVNIRVKGNGPLGGILVDAGLDGTVRGYVDNPSVELPLNERGKLDVGGVVGREGYLYVVRDVGYGYPYSSTVELVSGEIGDDITHYLVNSEQTPSALLLGVLVGTEGVRASGGLLLQVLPKAARDEALVQTLEERAQIIQQTGLTSLLNVGKTLPEIFEELLGDMGLVILPEIQMIRFHCGCSFDRVLGALKMLGEAELRDMIEKDNGAEATCHFCGEVYQASSDDLAQLIEDLRAESV, from the coding sequence ATGGCTGATCAGTTAATTCGCGCCACAGCGGCGGAGGGGGGCATCCGAGCCGTCGGCGTCATTACCACACGCCTCACTGAAGAAGCACGAATGCGTCACAAACTCTCCAGTGAGGCAACAGCGGCCTTAGGTCGCACGATGGCTGGGGGTCTATTGCTAGCCTCTAGCATGAAGCGAGAAGGGTCGAGGGTGAATATTCGGGTTAAAGGGAATGGCCCCTTGGGGGGAATTCTCGTTGATGCTGGATTAGATGGAACTGTGCGGGGTTATGTGGACAACCCATCCGTAGAATTGCCCCTGAATGAGCGAGGCAAACTGGATGTAGGTGGTGTAGTAGGCCGTGAGGGTTACCTCTACGTTGTGCGAGATGTAGGCTATGGTTACCCCTATTCCAGCACCGTGGAGCTGGTATCGGGTGAAATTGGTGATGACATTACTCATTACCTCGTGAATTCCGAACAAACGCCATCCGCTCTGCTTTTGGGTGTATTGGTTGGCACAGAAGGGGTTAGAGCATCTGGGGGATTGCTACTCCAAGTTCTCCCCAAAGCCGCCAGAGATGAAGCCTTAGTGCAAACACTAGAAGAACGTGCTCAAATTATTCAGCAGACAGGACTGACTTCTCTTTTAAATGTAGGCAAAACGCTGCCAGAGATTTTTGAAGAGCTTCTAGGCGATATGGGTTTGGTGATTCTTCCAGAAATCCAGATGATACGCTTTCACTGTGGTTGTTCATTCGATCGCGTGTTAGGTGCGCTGAAGATGCTGGGCGAAGCCGAACTTCGGGATATGATTGAAAAAGACAACGGAGCTGAAGCTACTTGCCATTTCTGCGGGGAAGTTTACCAGGCGAGTTCTGATGATCTGGCGCAGTTGATTGAAGATTTGCGGGCTGAGTCTGTTTGA
- a CDS encoding nucleoside phosphorylase, which produces MTHNSFYHIGFGRDDIGSHPPTIALLSGAPERARLIAQEHLQDVRLLSENRGLNSYVGRLANGRPVLSATSGMGAPSLSIVVNELVQVGILQIIRIGTCGSIQPYVPVGALVISKGALCRQGAANDIAPIEYPAVADPFLTVALVKAAEELEVEHYLGITASVDTFYEGQERTDSANPYLMRSLQGITAEYRRLNVLNYEMECGTLFKMAGVYKFAAACVCAVVAQRSADEKVILEQKDVAVKNAIAVALRAATDLIQ; this is translated from the coding sequence ATGACTCACAACAGTTTCTATCACATTGGCTTTGGGCGAGATGACATTGGCTCACACCCTCCCACCATCGCTCTATTATCCGGCGCTCCAGAACGCGCCCGTCTGATTGCTCAAGAACATTTGCAGGATGTGCGCCTGCTATCGGAAAATCGCGGACTGAATAGTTATGTGGGTCGCTTAGCAAACGGTCGTCCAGTCTTATCGGCTACCAGTGGCATGGGTGCCCCTTCCCTGAGTATTGTAGTCAATGAGTTGGTGCAAGTCGGGATTCTGCAAATTATTCGGATCGGGACTTGCGGCTCAATTCAACCCTATGTGCCAGTCGGGGCACTTGTGATTAGCAAGGGAGCATTATGTCGCCAGGGTGCGGCAAATGATATTGCTCCGATTGAGTATCCCGCTGTTGCTGACCCATTTCTCACGGTAGCCTTAGTTAAGGCAGCAGAGGAATTAGAGGTTGAGCATTACCTAGGAATTACGGCGTCGGTGGATACGTTTTACGAAGGACAGGAACGCACAGATTCAGCTAATCCCTATTTAATGCGATCGCTCCAAGGTATCACGGCAGAATATCGCCGTTTGAATGTGTTGAATTATGAGATGGAATGCGGCACTCTATTTAAGATGGCGGGAGTGTATAAGTTTGCCGCCGCTTGCGTTTGCGCTGTAGTGGCTCAGCGCAGCGCTGATGAGAAGGTTATTCTGGAACAAAAAGATGTTGCGGTGAAAAATGCGATCGCGGTTGCCCTACGTGCGGCTACCGATTTAATCCAATAG
- a CDS encoding pentapeptide repeat-containing protein — protein MELFTKFIGLALMLGGIAFLSSNANLEKANLKDANLNGTILKDAKLSGAIMPDGTAHE, from the coding sequence GTGGAGCTTTTTACCAAGTTTATTGGGTTAGCTCTCATGCTTGGCGGAATTGCATTCTTGAGTTCCAACGCCAACCTAGAAAAAGCCAACCTAAAAGATGCAAACCTCAATGGGACAATCTTGAAAGATGCAAAGCTCAGTGGCGCAATTATGCCCGATGGCACAGCTCACGAGTAA
- a CDS encoding DUF4388 domain-containing protein — protein sequence MCLTGSLTDLSLAEILLFTEKGKKTGLLTLFTEPVSQAKSLPVYYIWVYQGCLVAGSHHLDEHGLVRLIHQRQWVSPRVIDKLAQLCPTDKPLGVHLKNQGVLRNFQLKQLFIAQVLKPICDLCKLQKGQFEFVQNVPLPMREMTGLSVSARVPALMAPNDTKTWRLKQWEPTFAPRVRAVNSRNSNSIKHPSALQGVQQTELSRVFA from the coding sequence ATGTGCCTTACAGGTTCCTTAACAGACTTATCCTTAGCAGAAATTCTTCTGTTTACCGAAAAAGGGAAGAAAACTGGCTTACTTACGCTTTTTACCGAACCCGTATCTCAAGCTAAATCCCTACCCGTTTACTATATCTGGGTGTATCAAGGTTGCCTTGTAGCCGGATCTCATCATTTGGATGAGCATGGCTTAGTAAGGCTGATTCATCAGCGCCAGTGGGTGAGTCCTCGCGTAATCGATAAACTCGCTCAATTATGTCCAACGGATAAGCCACTGGGCGTTCATCTTAAAAATCAAGGTGTTTTACGAAACTTCCAACTCAAACAACTATTTATTGCTCAGGTATTGAAGCCGATTTGTGACTTATGTAAACTCCAAAAAGGCCAATTTGAGTTTGTGCAAAATGTACCTTTACCCATGCGGGAAATGACGGGATTGAGTGTATCGGCAAGAGTGCCAGCCCTAATGGCACCCAATGATACAAAAACTTGGCGTCTTAAGCAGTGGGAACCTACCTTTGCTCCTAGAGTTCGTGCCGTGAATTCACGGAATTCCAACTCGATTAAACATCCCTCTGCTCTACAGGGAGTTCAACAGACTGAGTTAAGTCGTGTATTCGCCTAA
- a CDS encoding chromosome segregation ATPase encodes MTRNREIPDSWPPSKSSQPGQNPEWQGTSRAFGANRPLVNPGRGVPDAPIADGYAVPQNLAAPGVTSPPPPKKRREPKRGFPRPWHFGALLIVLFSGGVGFIAIALLLKLPAVPNCPAIFWPTASASMRLYCAQLAANKQTAEDLLEAIALVEALPNNHAMRTEINRNIEQWSLDILRIGEQKFQAGKLSEAIDIARKIPDRVSAHNLVEKQIDHWQTIWSKAEGIFSKVEQELRQSDWTQAFREAVKLTSIDNKYWATTKYDQVAKKIQVAREDSAKLDKAFQLSQSGKVDDILEGIKQAEKISRESYAYKEAQNLIAESGKKLVKLAEARLEQRNWEGVLEIANKIPPSVKLEDQKADLIDLAQALSTASSGTSSDLERAIALAQKLQSGRPLYNKAQGFIGRWQRETEDVTRLERARMYAESGLVPDLKTAIAEANQIPNGNPRYSEARKEIARWTAQSETIEDQPYLDRADQIASFGGAASLQEAIQEASRIAPGRTLYKRAQGKIAKWTDTIQREQDQPFLDQARILATSGNLPDAIAAAQQIKAGRALYKEAQSEIRGWQREVEGQQLLQQAYQAATPGTPEALSSAIRLARQVPSSATVKGDARTSVNRWSDQLLSMANDRSLYNLNEAIEIARMIPSGTNAYDSAQSQIQSWQRSLNPPPPSPVELSPYNEGF; translated from the coding sequence ATGACCAGAAATCGAGAAATTCCCGACAGTTGGCCTCCCTCCAAGTCTTCGCAGCCAGGTCAGAACCCTGAGTGGCAAGGCACGAGTAGAGCTTTTGGTGCCAATCGTCCTTTGGTTAATCCTGGCAGAGGAGTACCCGATGCGCCAATCGCTGACGGGTATGCAGTTCCTCAAAATTTGGCGGCACCGGGAGTGACTTCGCCCCCACCCCCAAAAAAACGGCGGGAGCCTAAACGAGGATTCCCCCGGCCTTGGCATTTTGGGGCCTTGTTAATTGTGCTGTTTTCCGGTGGCGTGGGATTTATTGCCATAGCCCTGTTGTTGAAGTTGCCCGCAGTTCCCAACTGCCCTGCCATATTCTGGCCGACCGCTTCGGCGTCGATGCGCCTTTATTGCGCTCAGTTGGCTGCAAACAAGCAGACAGCCGAGGACTTGCTAGAGGCAATTGCCTTAGTAGAGGCGTTGCCTAACAATCACGCGATGCGGACAGAAATCAATCGTAATATTGAACAGTGGTCACTCGATATCTTGAGAATCGGTGAACAAAAGTTCCAGGCGGGGAAGTTAAGTGAAGCGATCGACATTGCCAGAAAAATTCCCGATCGTGTCTCGGCTCACAATTTAGTGGAAAAGCAAATCGACCACTGGCAGACGATTTGGTCGAAAGCTGAAGGCATATTTAGCAAAGTTGAGCAAGAGCTGAGGCAGTCAGACTGGACTCAGGCATTTAGAGAGGCGGTCAAATTAACCTCAATCGACAACAAATACTGGGCCACGACCAAGTATGACCAAGTGGCGAAAAAGATTCAGGTGGCACGGGAAGATAGTGCCAAGCTGGATAAAGCTTTCCAACTGAGTCAGAGTGGGAAAGTCGATGATATCTTGGAAGGCATTAAGCAAGCGGAGAAGATTTCCCGTGAAAGCTATGCCTATAAGGAGGCTCAAAATTTAATTGCTGAGTCGGGCAAAAAGCTGGTGAAACTGGCAGAGGCTCGACTAGAACAGCGGAACTGGGAAGGTGTTCTGGAAATTGCCAATAAGATTCCTCCCAGCGTTAAATTAGAAGACCAAAAAGCCGACTTGATCGATTTGGCACAAGCTTTATCGACGGCGTCATCAGGAACGAGTTCGGATTTGGAAAGAGCGATCGCTTTGGCGCAAAAGCTACAGTCAGGTCGCCCCTTGTATAACAAAGCACAGGGATTCATCGGTCGTTGGCAGCGAGAAACGGAAGATGTGACAAGACTGGAACGGGCGCGAATGTATGCTGAGTCGGGTCTGGTGCCAGACTTGAAAACAGCGATCGCAGAAGCCAATCAGATTCCCAATGGCAATCCCCGCTACTCCGAAGCGCGTAAGGAAATCGCACGCTGGACGGCTCAATCTGAGACGATAGAAGACCAGCCCTATCTCGACCGTGCTGACCAAATCGCCAGTTTTGGCGGGGCTGCCTCTTTACAAGAAGCCATTCAAGAAGCCAGTCGCATTGCTCCAGGTCGCACTCTGTATAAGAGAGCACAAGGCAAGATAGCTAAGTGGACTGACACGATTCAGCGCGAGCAAGACCAGCCGTTCCTCGACCAAGCACGTATTCTGGCAACGAGTGGTAATCTGCCCGACGCGATCGCGGCGGCTCAACAGATTAAAGCCGGACGGGCACTCTACAAAGAGGCACAAAGTGAAATCAGAGGCTGGCAGAGGGAAGTTGAGGGTCAGCAGCTTTTACAACAAGCTTACCAAGCCGCGACACCCGGAACCCCAGAAGCTCTCTCATCCGCTATTCGGTTGGCGAGACAAGTTCCTAGTTCTGCGACGGTTAAGGGGGATGCCAGAACCTCAGTGAATCGATGGAGCGATCAACTCTTATCCATGGCCAATGATCGGTCGTTGTACAATCTCAATGAAGCGATTGAAATTGCCAGAATGATTCCCTCTGGAACGAATGCCTATGATTCAGCTCAATCGCAAATTCAGTCCTGGCAAAGGAGTTTAAACCCACCCCCTCCTAGTCCTGTAGAACTTAGCCCATACAATGAAGGCTTTTAA
- the ggt gene encoding gamma-glutamyltransferase codes for MSQKTRGVIAAGHEKTAEAGIEMFRNGGNAFDAAVAAILASFVAEPGLTSAAGGGFLLAHTQENQNILFDFFSQTPRYKRNPNEINFYPVEVNFGVAVQEFHIGLGSMAVPGNLAGVFHVHQKLGRLPFHVVAEPAIDYARNGIQLNPFQYYCLAEILKPIITTHKGGQQVFSLTGEPLESEGLLRMVDFANTLSYLTEKGSQEFYQGDIAHQLVQDCQDFGGYLTLEDLKNYRVIERKPLIIDYRGNTLLTNPPPSSGGILIAFALKLLSKIDLSQFKFGSLPHLEILAQVMCLTNEARKDGYDSNLYQENVAERFLADEHVLPYTNQLTETVNKWGSTTHISVLDGDGNAASVTTSNGEGSGYVIPGTGIMVNNMLGEEDINPQGFHQWQENRRISSMMSPTIVLKNNQPEIVLGTGGSKRIRTAILQVISNILDFKMPVNQAVNSPRIHWESNVFNMEPGLAEEEVNKIRLPANQQLVRWQEHNLFFGGVHTVRETDEGLMEGAGDRRRDGVVASFGGIHS; via the coding sequence ATGAGCCAAAAAACTCGCGGTGTCATTGCGGCTGGGCATGAAAAGACAGCCGAAGCTGGGATTGAAATGTTTCGGAACGGGGGAAATGCGTTTGATGCCGCTGTTGCTGCTATTCTTGCTTCTTTCGTTGCCGAACCAGGACTTACCTCGGCGGCAGGTGGAGGTTTTCTTCTAGCGCATACTCAGGAGAACCAAAACATTCTCTTTGATTTTTTTTCTCAAACCCCACGTTATAAAAGAAATCCGAACGAGATTAACTTTTACCCAGTGGAAGTCAATTTTGGGGTTGCCGTGCAAGAGTTTCATATTGGACTGGGTTCTATGGCAGTTCCCGGAAATCTTGCCGGAGTGTTTCACGTTCACCAAAAACTCGGTAGGTTGCCTTTCCACGTAGTTGCCGAGCCAGCCATTGATTATGCCCGAAATGGTATTCAATTAAATCCATTTCAATATTATTGTTTAGCGGAAATTCTGAAACCTATTATTACCACCCATAAAGGAGGTCAGCAAGTTTTTTCCCTAACGGGTGAGCCACTTGAGTCGGAAGGTCTATTAAGGATGGTAGATTTTGCCAATACCTTATCCTATTTAACTGAAAAAGGTTCCCAAGAATTTTATCAGGGAGATATTGCTCATCAGCTCGTTCAAGATTGTCAAGATTTTGGGGGATACTTAACCTTAGAAGATTTAAAAAATTATCGAGTCATCGAGAGAAAACCCCTAATCATTGATTATCGAGGTAATACGCTCCTAACTAATCCTCCTCCTAGTTCAGGGGGTATTCTAATTGCTTTTGCTTTAAAGCTGTTATCAAAGATTGATTTATCTCAATTTAAATTCGGTAGTCTTCCCCACTTGGAAATTCTGGCTCAGGTCATGTGTTTGACGAATGAAGCTAGAAAGGATGGATATGATTCTAATCTTTACCAAGAAAACGTTGCCGAACGTTTTTTAGCGGATGAACATGTTTTGCCCTATACAAATCAGTTAACAGAGACGGTGAATAAATGGGGAAGTACAACTCATATTAGTGTTTTAGATGGCGACGGAAATGCGGCCAGTGTGACCACTTCTAATGGTGAGGGGTCTGGATATGTCATTCCTGGTACGGGCATTATGGTTAATAATATGCTGGGCGAGGAAGATATTAATCCTCAGGGATTCCATCAGTGGCAAGAAAACAGGCGGATTTCTTCCATGATGTCTCCTACCATAGTATTAAAAAACAATCAACCGGAGATTGTCCTAGGAACAGGCGGCTCTAAACGAATTAGAACGGCAATTCTACAAGTAATTTCTAATATTTTAGATTTTAAAATGCCTGTGAATCAAGCCGTAAACAGCCCACGAATTCACTGGGAAAGTAATGTTTTTAATATGGAACCGGGATTGGCAGAGGAGGAAGTTAACAAAATACGACTGCCTGCTAATCAACAATTAGTGAGATGGCAAGAACATAATTTATTCTTTGGTGGCGTGCATACGGTACGGGAAACGGATGAAGGGTTAATGGAAGGTGCTGGCGATCGTCGTAGAGATGGAGTTGTCGCCAGTTTCGGCGGAATCCACAGCTAG
- a CDS encoding ferredoxin--nitrite reductase, protein MSTSPANNLSSDKNLDAMRHFSETYAKRTGTYFCVDPSVTAVVIEGLAKHKDELGSPLCPCRHYEDKQAEVKAAYWNCPCIPMRERKDCHCMLFLTPDNDFAGEQQEISLEEIYAVRESMG, encoded by the coding sequence ATGAGTACTTCACCAGCCAATAATCTCTCCAGTGACAAAAACTTGGATGCAATGAGGCATTTTTCTGAAACCTACGCCAAGCGGACTGGTACTTACTTCTGTGTTGACCCTTCCGTGACGGCTGTGGTGATTGAAGGACTCGCCAAACACAAAGATGAACTTGGCTCTCCCTTGTGCCCGTGCCGTCACTATGAAGACAAACAGGCCGAAGTCAAAGCCGCTTATTGGAACTGCCCTTGTATCCCTATGCGTGAGCGCAAAGACTGCCACTGTATGCTGTTCTTGACTCCGGATAACGACTTTGCCGGTGAGCAACAAGAGATAAGCCTAGAAGAAATTTATGCCGTGCGAGAAAGCATGGGCTAA
- the lptB gene encoding LPS export ABC transporter ATP-binding protein: MKIVLENIHKSYGNRAIVKRVNLSVAQGEIVGLLGPNGAGKTTTFYIATGLEKPNQGTVWLDNVDITALPINQRAHLGIGYLAQEASIFRHLSVHDNIKLVLEQTGVPRHEWRWRLRNLLSEFRLEKVAHTLGNQVSGGERRRTELARALAAGMEGPKFLFLDEPFAGVDPIAVSEIQKMVAGLRDRQMGILITDHNVRETLAITDRAYIMRDGQILAAGSTEELYANPLVRQYYLGDEFQR, translated from the coding sequence TTGAAAATCGTTCTCGAAAATATTCATAAATCCTATGGCAACCGGGCAATTGTTAAACGTGTCAACCTTTCAGTAGCCCAAGGGGAAATAGTAGGGCTGTTGGGTCCCAATGGTGCAGGAAAAACCACAACCTTTTACATCGCAACCGGTTTAGAAAAACCGAACCAGGGCACTGTTTGGCTCGATAATGTGGACATCACAGCATTGCCCATCAACCAACGGGCGCATTTAGGGATTGGCTATCTGGCTCAGGAAGCGAGTATTTTCCGTCACCTTAGTGTCCACGACAATATTAAACTCGTCCTAGAACAAACCGGTGTGCCTCGTCACGAGTGGCGCTGGCGGCTGCGTAACCTGCTCTCTGAGTTTCGCCTAGAAAAAGTCGCCCATACTCTGGGGAATCAAGTTTCCGGAGGAGAACGGCGTCGCACCGAACTCGCCAGAGCCTTAGCGGCTGGTATGGAAGGCCCCAAATTTTTGTTTTTGGATGAACCCTTTGCTGGGGTTGACCCGATTGCCGTGTCGGAGATTCAAAAAATGGTGGCGGGATTGCGCGATCGCCAAATGGGTATTTTAATTACCGACCACAACGTTCGAGAAACCCTGGCGATTACCGACCGAGCATACATTATGAGGGATGGACAAATCTTGGCGGCGGGTAGTACCGAAGAACTGTACGCTAACCCCTTAGTGCGGCAGTACTATCTCGGCGATGAATTTCAACGATAG
- a CDS encoding organic solvent tolerance protein OstA, giving the protein MKPSFRLSDSLRRRLGLMVLLPATCLGAIAIPHLQNAQAQTGDSRAITIRSDVQEADRTTEVITARGNVQIDYPARQIQATAAQAQFFNRERRIVLSGNVYVLQNGNSMRGETITYLIDEGRFIALPKSNRQVESTYIMSDPDSLTSPGSPSATSPKPR; this is encoded by the coding sequence ATGAAGCCTTCTTTTCGACTCTCTGACAGCTTGAGGCGACGCTTAGGTTTAATGGTATTGCTTCCAGCTACCTGCCTCGGAGCGATCGCCATTCCCCACCTACAAAACGCCCAAGCTCAAACTGGGGATAGTCGTGCCATCACCATCCGTTCCGATGTCCAAGAAGCTGACCGAACCACGGAAGTGATTACGGCACGGGGTAACGTCCAAATCGACTACCCAGCCCGACAAATTCAGGCAACCGCCGCCCAAGCCCAATTCTTTAATCGCGAACGTCGCATCGTCCTGAGTGGCAACGTGTACGTTTTGCAAAATGGGAATAGTATGCGAGGCGAGACGATCACCTACTTGATTGATGAGGGTCGTTTTATCGCACTGCCGAAGAGCAACCGACAAGTAGAATCCACATACATTATGTCTGACCCCGACTCTCTTACATCCCCTGGATCACCGTCCGCGACTTCCCCCAAACCCCGATAA